Below is a window of Sporosarcina ureae DNA.
AGCGGATAAGTTAATTGATCAAGATGAAGTGGCACGCAAGGGGATTGAATTAACAGAACAAGCGGGAATTATTTTCCTTGATGAAATGGATAAAATCGCAAGTAGCAACCAAAAGTCTTCTGGTGAAGTATCTCGCGAAGGTGTACAACGCGATATTTTGCCAATCGTCGAAGGTTCTACAGTCACAACAAAATACGGGGCTGTTAAGACAGATTATATTTTGTTCATTGCTGCTGGAGCCTTCCATATGTCGAAGCCATCTGATATTATTCCGGAGCTTCAAGGTAGATTCCCGATTCGTGTAGAATTAGACAAATTGACAAAAGATGATTTTGAGCGCATACTGCGAGAACCGGATTTTTCTTTATTAAAACAATATGAACGCCTTCTTGCGACAGAAGAAGTTGAAATTGAATTTACAGACGAAGCGATCAGCAAGCTGGCTGAAATTGCATACGAAGTAAATAATGAAACAGAAAATATTGGTGCTAGAAGATTGCATACGATTTTGGAAAAGTTGCTAGAAGATTTATCATTCGAAGCGGCAGAAATCGGCCCTGCATCTATACAGATTACACCAGCCTATGTGGACGAAAAGCTGGATGGAATTGTAAAGAACAAAGATTTGTCACATTTTATTCTATAAGGGAGTCGTAATAGTTTATTTAACGATTGAAAACCTTTAGAATATTCATTAAAGTCAGAAGAAATCCTTGAGGAGGAACAATAGAAATGAGTTTATTAGTTAAAACAAGAAAAATTAATGCAATGTTACAAAAAGGTGCAGGCGGTCCTGTTAACTTTAAAGAGATGGCGGAAGAGCTAAGTGACGTAATTGATTGTAACGCGTTTATCGTAAGCAGAAGAGGTAAATTACTTGGTTTAGAAATCCACCACCAAATCGACAATGATCGCATGAAGAAAATGTTTGAAGATCGTAAATTCCCTGAGGAGTATACGACTCGCTTGTTCCAGATTAATGAAACGTCTCCAAACATTGATATCGAGAGCGAACATACAGTATTCCCTATCGAAAACAAAGAACTATTCCAAGACGGTTTAACTACGATCGTACCAATTATTGGTGGCGGCGAGCGCTTGGGTACTTTGATTCTTGCCAGACTAAAAGAAGGATTCACAGAAGATGATCTAATTCTTGCTGAATACGGCGCGACAGTAGTCGGTATGGAAATCTCACGTGAGAAATCTGAAGAAATTGAGCATGAAGCACGCAGTAAAGCTGTCGTGCAAATGGCGATCAACTCATTGTCTTACAGTGAGCACGAAGCAATCGAACACATCTTCAAAGAATTAGACGGTAACGAAGGACTTCTTGTAGCTTCTAAAATTGCCGATCGAGTTGGAATTACGCGTTCAGTCATCGTAAATGCGCTTCGTAAATTAGAAAGTGCTGGCGTTATTGAATCACGTTCTTTAGGAATGAAAGGTACGTATATTAAAGTATTGAATGATAAATTCCTCGAAGAACTTGAAAAGCATAATTCATAAAAAATATTGCCACTAAAAAACATATCTAAGAACTGAAGTGAGATCCGTAACTGCGGACTTTGCTTCAGTTTTTTAGTTTCTAAATACTTTGTGTTCCTGTATCTAGTGTGGAAGAACTATACCATTTCAACAAGAAAGGTCATTATTTTCATAAAGTTTGTTACGTTCATTAAAAAAAGTTGCTTCACGGAAGAAAAAGGAAATACTGTCTGCTGAAAATATTATGTTTACATTATATGAGCTTATACGACAAAAAACGTAAGCAACCCACTAAATAGATCATATTAATTATGTAGTAATATTGATTTACATGATATAAAGTAACGAGATGATTTATGTTTATTACTATGAATCTGGTAAAATGGTTACTTTATACTATGAAATGTTTTAGAAAACATTGGACAAAAATCATTAATCTCCGCTACAATAGAGTAGTAGTATCATGAAAAATATCCTTTTTCTACAAACTTATTAGTGAAGAACAATATTAATCAATAAAACTCTATTAAAAACCATGAAGATTGGACTAAATGAGGAAAGGGTGGGAGACGATGGAGATTTATGGCGGGACCATCAACCTGCTTGAAAAAGGTTTGGACTACTCTTCTGCAAAAAGCAAGGCGATTTCGCAAAATATAGCGAATGTAGACACGCCGAACTATAAAACGAAGAATGCTAACTTTAAAGAGGTATTTTCCAGTGAAAAAAGTAAAGGTCTTGAAGCTTATAAGACTGATTCAAAACATATAGACTTTACCCATTCAGCATCGAGTAAAGTATTCGATGTATCTGCTTTGCGTTATCGACAAGATCGTAATGGTGTGGATATGGACAAAGAACAAGCGGATTTAGCAGCTAATCAAATATATAACTCTGCTTTGATTGAACGATTAAATGGCAAATTCAATTCATTACAGAGTGTTATTAAGGGAGGTCGTTAATCATGAGTATTTTTCATAGTCTAAATTCATCGACTTCTGCATTAACAGCTCAACGGTTACGGATGGATGTTATCTCGTCCAATATGGCGAATGTCGATTCAACTAGGGCGAAGCAAGTAGATGGCGAATGGCAGCCATACAGAAGGAAAACAGTTACCTTACAACCCAAGGAAGGTCAATTCTCCTCATTCCTACAAGTAGCTAAAGGAGTTCATTCGCATGGGAATGCAGGAAATGGTGTGGCAGTAACACGTGTCAAAGAAGACCGAGAAACTCCATTTAAATTGGTGTTCGACCCATCACATCCAGATGCTAATGATGAAGGGTATGTCGAAATGCCGAATATTGACCCTTTACGCGAAATGATTGATTTAATGTCTGCTACTCGATCGTATGAAGCGAACGTAACGGCGTTGAATGCAAACAAATCCATGCTGATGAAAGCGTTGGAGATCGGAAGATAAATATATTAGTAATTTATTAGGAGTGAACTAGATGGCGATTCAATCTATTACAGGTGCAATGCCTGCTATGTCGATCCAACAATCTGACATGAAAGCACAAAGGACACCTTTCGAGGCTCAACAGAACTTCTCAGCAATGTTAAATGATGCAATTCATCAAGTGGATCAAACACAAAAAGTCTCAGATACTATGACAGCTAAACTTGTTAAGGGTGAAGATGTCGATTTACATAATGTGATGATTTCGGCACAAAAAGCGAGTATCGCATTAAATGCAACAGTAGAAATGCGTAATAAAGTCGTAGAAGCATACCAAGAAATCATTAGAATGCCTGTCTAACAGATAGAAAGCACTAGGTAGAAGCGGAATCGTGCCTAGTGAGGCTGACCGGGGGATTAGAATGAAAGAAAGATTGACAAAACTCAGAGCAGATCTTAAAGCCTTCTGGGGAAGTCGAACAAAAAATCAAAAAATTATATATATAGTGACAGCAGCCAGTGTAATCGCGCTGGCGGTTTTTTTGACAGTGGCTTTGTCACGTACTACGTATGTAACACTTTATTCAGAAGTATCACCATCTGAAATCGGTCGCATAAAAGAAGTGCTAGACGGTCAGGGCGTTCCTTATCTTGTAGAGCCTGGCGGTACAGCGATATCTGTGCCTGAGAAGCAACTAGATAACTTGCGTGTTTCACTTGCGGCAGAAGGTTTCCCAGACTCTGGACTGATCGATTATTCATTCTTCTCGGATAACGCAGGGTTTGGTACTACAGATAATGAATTCAATATGATTAAGCTTGCTGCGATGCAAACAGAATTAGCTAATCTAATAAAGGGTATAGAAGGTATTAAGGACGCAAAAGTTATGCTTACTTTACCGACAGAAGGAATCTTCGTAAACGATACTACATCCGAAGCTAGTGCAGCGATCATGTTGAAGACGAATCCAGGACAAAGTTTTTCGGAACAACAAATCACATCACTTTATAATCTAGTTTCAAAAAGCTTACCTAACCTATCCAATGATAATATCGTCATACAGAACCAATATTTTGAGTACTTTGATCTAAAAGATTCAGGAGATTCTTATGGAGCTAGTGTGACGGATCAAATGGGCGTGAAAAAGACCATTGAACGCGACTTGCAACGACAGGTTCAAATGATGCTCGGTACATTGATGGGGCAAGATAAAGTAGTTGTATCGGTTACGACAGATATTGACTTCAAGAAAGAACAACGTGAAGAAAACTTGGTTACGCCAGTAGATCCCGAAAACATGGAAGGTATTGCTCTTAGTGTGCAACGGATAACGGAATCATTCTCTGGTACGAATCCGGCAGTAGGTGGAACCCCTGAAGGAGAAGACCCTACCGATAATCGTACGACTTATGTAGAAGGTGAAGGCGGAGACGGAGATTACGAACGTCTTGAAGAAACTATTAATAATGAAGTGAACAGAATTAAAAAAGATATAGTAGAGAGCCCGTACAAAATTAGCAATATCGGTATTCAAGTTATGATCGAACCTCCAACTGCAGATGATCCAACTTCATTAGCTCCAGAAGTTAGACAAGATGTTGAACGTATTTTGGAGACTATTGTACGTACATCCTTGGATAAAGAAGCAGCTGGGGAATTAACGGATGAAATACTGGCCGAAAAAATCGCGGTTTCCGTTCAACCACTTAAAGGCAAGAATATCGCGTTTGAAGATACGAAGACAGTGATTCCTTGGTGGGCGTATTTAATTGGCGGTGTATTACTGCTAGCAGTTATCGTTCTCGTCGTGCTGTTCTTGCGTAAGAGACGTAATGAAGCAGCAATGGATGAAGAGCTCGCGATGGAACAAGCTCAAGCCCAATTAGATTCCGTCCAAATTGATGACATCAACTTGGAAACAGAAACAGAGGCGACAGCAAGAAGAAAACAACTAGAAAAAATGGCTAAAGATAAACCGGAAGAATTCGCGAAGTTATTGCGAACATGGATTGCCAAGGAGTAATGGAGGGGTATTAGTTGGTTAAGAAAGATAAAGTCATGTCAGGTAAACAAAAAGCTGCCTTATTGCTCATCTCTCTTGGGCCAGAAGTTTCGGCTTCAGTCTATAAGCATTTGAATGAAGAAGAGATCGAGCAACTGACGTTGGAGATTTCGGGTGTGAAAAAAGTCGAATCCTCTGTAAAAGAAGAAATTATTGAAGAATTTCATAATATCGCTCTTGCGCAGGATTATATTTCACAAGGCGGTATTGGCTATGCCAAGACAGTTCTTGAAAAAGCACTCGGAAAAGACCATGCCCAAGCTATTATTAACCGTTTGACCTCTTCACTTCAAGTGCGACCGTTTGATTTCGCTAGACGTGCAGAACCATCACAGATTTTAAACTTTATACAAAATGAACACCCACAGACAATCGCGTTGATTTTATCTTATTTGGAAGCGGAGCAGGCAGGATTGATCCTGTCACAACTCCCACAAGAAATGCAAGCCGATATAGCAAAACGCATTGCTACAATGGAATCTACTTCGCCGGAAGTAATCAGTGAGATTGAAGCAGTCCTTGAACGAAAATTATCTTCTACTGTTACCCAGGACTTTACCGAAACAGGTGGAGTAGACGCAGTCGTGGAAGTGTTGAATGGTGTAGACCGTTCGACAGAAAAAACGATTCTCGATGCGCTTGAAATTCAAGATCCTGAACTTGCAGAAGAAATTCGCAAGAGAATGTTTGTCTTTGAAGATATCATCACATTGGATAACCGTTCCATTCAGCGTGTTATTCGTGATTGTGAAAATGAAGATTTGATTTTAGCAATGAAAGTATCAAGCGAAGAAGTAAAAGATATATTATTTAAGAACATGTCACAACGTATGGCAGAGTCATTCAAGGAAGAAATGGATGTTATGGGGCCGGTACGACTTCGTGATGTAGAAGAAGCGCAATCCCGTATCGTCGGAATCATCCGTAGACTTGAAGATGCAGGAGAAATCATCATAGCGCGTGGTGGAGGAGATGACATCATTGTCTAATCTGTTTCGATCCGAGCGTACGGTAATGAATCAAAGTCCTACAAAAGAAATTTTAATCCGTAACTTGCAACCTTCACAACCGGTTGAAGAGACAGTGGAGCCGGTAAGTATGGGTAAAGTATTCATGGAACGCAATCGCTTATTGCAGGAGATGGAGCAACGTAAAAGCATAGTAGATACCGAAATAAAACAACGACTAGATCAAGCTGCTGCAGATGTCGAATCGATGCATGCCGCGTGGGCTAGTGAAAAAGAAGAATTGCAGCAACAAGCCTATGATGAAGGTTTTCAGGCAGGGTATGAAGATGGTCGTAATAAAGCAATGGCTGAAATGCGTGAAATGATAGAGGCTGCGAACGAAACTACTACTTTATCTTACGAGAACGCAACCCAATATTTAATCAATCAAGAACGCGTGATTTTGGATATTGGCATGCACTCAGCCGAAAGAATTATTAACAGAGTGATAGAGGAAGACGATGAAGCGTATTTATCCATTGTCCGCAAAGGCATTAAAGAAGCTCAGGAGAGTAAGGAAATTAAATTATTCGTACCGACTGAGCAGTTTAAAATGGTCACGACACATCGGTCGGAACTCGCTTCGATTTTCCCGCCCGAAACCCCGTTCCTTATTTTTGTCAATGAAGATTTCAATGCAACAGATTGTTTTATCGAAACGAACCATGGTCGCATCGTAGTGAGTGTAGATGATCAACTGAATGAACTGAAAGAACAATTGGTGAAAATAATGGAAGATGGTGTGTGAATTTGAAAAAAGCTGAAGATCTCATTCCAATCATTCCGAATATCAATACGTTAAAGAAGTTTGGGCGCGTTATTCGAGTAGTAGGATTGCTGATAGAATCCGAAGGTCCCGAGTCATCTATAGGTGATGTATGCTTTATTCACTTGAACGTCCCAGAAGAAGGACGTTCCTTAATTCAAGCCGAAGTTGTAGGATTTAGAGAAGAAATTGTCATGCTGATGCCTTATACGGATATTCGTAATATTTCAAGTGGTTGTTTAGTGGAAACGCTAGGTAAACCACTTGAAGTGAAAGTAGGAATGAATCTACTAGGACAAGTTCTAGATTCTTTAGGAAAACCGATTGATAATAGCCCCCTACCTAAAGGTCTGGCAACAGTACGAACGGAAAACAGCCCACCGAACGTCTTGACACGTCCTACTATTAATGACAAGTTGGCTGTAGGCGTAAAGGCAATCGATGGCATGCTGACGGTGGGAAGTGGTCAGCGTGTCGGGATATTTGCGGGGTCGGGTGTTGGTAAAAGTACATTGCTTGGAATGATCGCACGTAATACGGAGGCAGACATCAATGTGATCGCACTGATTGGCGAACGTGGTCGCGAAGTTCGGGAGTTTATCGATCGTGATCTTGGGCCAGAGGGATTAAAGAAAACAATTGTCGTAGCTGCCACTTCCGATCAACCAGCGCTAATGCGAATAAAAGGTGCGATGACAGCTACAGCGATTGCGGAGTACTTCCGAGACAAAGGGCTGAACGTTATGCTGATGATGGACTCAGTTACACGTGTAGCCATGGCGCAGCGTGAAATTGGTCTAGCAGTTGGTGAACCGCCAGCCACAAGAGGGTATACCCCTTCTGTTTTCGCTATTCTACCCAAACTATTAGAACGCAGTGGTACGAATGAAAAAGGTGCTATCACCGCTTTTTATACTGTGTTAGTTGACGGTGATGATATGAATGAGCCGATTGCAGATGCTGTGCGAGGGATTCTTGACGGTCATATAGTGTTAGATCGTACGCTAGCCAATAAAGGCCAATATCCTGCAATCAATGTGTTGAAAAGTGTCAGTCGTCTAATGAATCATATTGCGGATCCAGAACACCTGAAAGCAGCAGCGAAATTGCGTGAATTGTATTATGCCTATGACAAATCAGAGGATTTAATCAATATTGGTGCATATAAAAAAGGAACGTCACGAGAAATCGATGAAGCGATTGAATATGAGCCGATCATTACCAATTTTCTAAAGCAAAAATTTAATGAGAATATCCAATTAGAAGACACGGTAAATGAAATGGTCGCGTTAGCTTCTGGAGGAGGAGAGCGTAAATGACTTCTTTCCATTATCGTTTTGATAAAGTTTTAGATTTGCGTGAACAAGAGCGTGATGAAACAGAAATGGCTTATAAAGAAGCGATCGAAGAGTTCGAAAAAGTGGCAACACAGTTGTATGATCAGATGAAAAAGAAAGAAAATATCTTGGAAGAACAGCAACAACGTATGACTACAGGTTTTTCTATTGATGACTTGCACCACTACTCTCGTTTTATTACTACACTTGATGTAACGATAGATCACATTCAACAAGAAGTAATGAAATCTCGTTCAAAAATGAATTGGTATGAAACGCAGCTGTTGGAAAAGAACATAGAAGTAAAGAAGTTTGAGAAGATGAAGGAAATCGGTAAAGAACAA
It encodes the following:
- the codY gene encoding GTP-sensing pleiotropic transcriptional regulator CodY yields the protein MSLLVKTRKINAMLQKGAGGPVNFKEMAEELSDVIDCNAFIVSRRGKLLGLEIHHQIDNDRMKKMFEDRKFPEEYTTRLFQINETSPNIDIESEHTVFPIENKELFQDGLTTIVPIIGGGERLGTLILARLKEGFTEDDLILAEYGATVVGMEISREKSEEIEHEARSKAVVQMAINSLSYSEHEAIEHIFKELDGNEGLLVASKIADRVGITRSVIVNALRKLESAGVIESRSLGMKGTYIKVLNDKFLEELEKHNS
- the flgB gene encoding flagellar basal body rod protein FlgB, which translates into the protein MEIYGGTINLLEKGLDYSSAKSKAISQNIANVDTPNYKTKNANFKEVFSSEKSKGLEAYKTDSKHIDFTHSASSKVFDVSALRYRQDRNGVDMDKEQADLAANQIYNSALIERLNGKFNSLQSVIKGGR
- the flgC gene encoding flagellar basal body rod protein FlgC, whose product is MSIFHSLNSSTSALTAQRLRMDVISSNMANVDSTRAKQVDGEWQPYRRKTVTLQPKEGQFSSFLQVAKGVHSHGNAGNGVAVTRVKEDRETPFKLVFDPSHPDANDEGYVEMPNIDPLREMIDLMSATRSYEANVTALNANKSMLMKALEIGR
- the fliE gene encoding flagellar hook-basal body complex protein FliE, giving the protein MAIQSITGAMPAMSIQQSDMKAQRTPFEAQQNFSAMLNDAIHQVDQTQKVSDTMTAKLVKGEDVDLHNVMISAQKASIALNATVEMRNKVVEAYQEIIRMPV
- the fliF gene encoding flagellar basal-body MS-ring/collar protein FliF, which translates into the protein MKERLTKLRADLKAFWGSRTKNQKIIYIVTAASVIALAVFLTVALSRTTYVTLYSEVSPSEIGRIKEVLDGQGVPYLVEPGGTAISVPEKQLDNLRVSLAAEGFPDSGLIDYSFFSDNAGFGTTDNEFNMIKLAAMQTELANLIKGIEGIKDAKVMLTLPTEGIFVNDTTSEASAAIMLKTNPGQSFSEQQITSLYNLVSKSLPNLSNDNIVIQNQYFEYFDLKDSGDSYGASVTDQMGVKKTIERDLQRQVQMMLGTLMGQDKVVVSVTTDIDFKKEQREENLVTPVDPENMEGIALSVQRITESFSGTNPAVGGTPEGEDPTDNRTTYVEGEGGDGDYERLEETINNEVNRIKKDIVESPYKISNIGIQVMIEPPTADDPTSLAPEVRQDVERILETIVRTSLDKEAAGELTDEILAEKIAVSVQPLKGKNIAFEDTKTVIPWWAYLIGGVLLLAVIVLVVLFLRKRRNEAAMDEELAMEQAQAQLDSVQIDDINLETETEATARRKQLEKMAKDKPEEFAKLLRTWIAKE
- the fliG gene encoding flagellar motor switch protein FliG; its protein translation is MVKKDKVMSGKQKAALLLISLGPEVSASVYKHLNEEEIEQLTLEISGVKKVESSVKEEIIEEFHNIALAQDYISQGGIGYAKTVLEKALGKDHAQAIINRLTSSLQVRPFDFARRAEPSQILNFIQNEHPQTIALILSYLEAEQAGLILSQLPQEMQADIAKRIATMESTSPEVISEIEAVLERKLSSTVTQDFTETGGVDAVVEVLNGVDRSTEKTILDALEIQDPELAEEIRKRMFVFEDIITLDNRSIQRVIRDCENEDLILAMKVSSEEVKDILFKNMSQRMAESFKEEMDVMGPVRLRDVEEAQSRIVGIIRRLEDAGEIIIARGGGDDIIV
- the fliH gene encoding flagellar assembly protein FliH; translated protein: MSNLFRSERTVMNQSPTKEILIRNLQPSQPVEETVEPVSMGKVFMERNRLLQEMEQRKSIVDTEIKQRLDQAAADVESMHAAWASEKEELQQQAYDEGFQAGYEDGRNKAMAEMREMIEAANETTTLSYENATQYLINQERVILDIGMHSAERIINRVIEEDDEAYLSIVRKGIKEAQESKEIKLFVPTEQFKMVTTHRSELASIFPPETPFLIFVNEDFNATDCFIETNHGRIVVSVDDQLNELKEQLVKIMEDGV
- the fliI gene encoding flagellar protein export ATPase FliI; amino-acid sequence: MNLKKAEDLIPIIPNINTLKKFGRVIRVVGLLIESEGPESSIGDVCFIHLNVPEEGRSLIQAEVVGFREEIVMLMPYTDIRNISSGCLVETLGKPLEVKVGMNLLGQVLDSLGKPIDNSPLPKGLATVRTENSPPNVLTRPTINDKLAVGVKAIDGMLTVGSGQRVGIFAGSGVGKSTLLGMIARNTEADINVIALIGERGREVREFIDRDLGPEGLKKTIVVAATSDQPALMRIKGAMTATAIAEYFRDKGLNVMLMMDSVTRVAMAQREIGLAVGEPPATRGYTPSVFAILPKLLERSGTNEKGAITAFYTVLVDGDDMNEPIADAVRGILDGHIVLDRTLANKGQYPAINVLKSVSRLMNHIADPEHLKAAAKLRELYYAYDKSEDLINIGAYKKGTSREIDEAIEYEPIITNFLKQKFNENIQLEDTVNEMVALASGGGERK
- the fliJ gene encoding flagellar export protein FliJ codes for the protein MTSFHYRFDKVLDLREQERDETEMAYKEAIEEFEKVATQLYDQMKKKENILEEQQQRMTTGFSIDDLHHYSRFITTLDVTIDHIQQEVMKSRSKMNWYETQLLEKNIEVKKFEKMKEIGKEQHNAEMEHVEANRIDELSTMKFRSKEDGW